The Podarcis raffonei isolate rPodRaf1 chromosome 2, rPodRaf1.pri, whole genome shotgun sequence genome window below encodes:
- the LOC128408882 gene encoding uncharacterized protein LOC128408882, protein MAVNYDALDIVGPEDLQELSPLPGRSPLQSCERAQAADELQNASLQNMEEMTRWEPSSPGVCKEVETCSGPQRNQHTAASPKGNSETGSCTSGEYDVVVIGGEEDLQELSPLPGRSPLQSCERAQAADELQNASLQNMEEMTRWEPSSPEACKEVETCSGPQRNQHTAASPKGNSETGSCTSGEYDVVVIGGEEDLQELSPLPERSPLQSCERAQAADELQNASLQNMEEMPRWNPSSPGACKKVEACSGPQRYQHTATSSSLLRGYPKDCEPAEHSFCLPSQTTFSTKSEPETIRSAALEMLTTAALKKGPKEVLERESEGNSETGSCTSGEYDVVSIGGQEDLQELSPLPERSPLQSCERAQAADELQNASLQNMEEMLGWNPSSPGDCKEVETCSGPQRYQHTAASPNSNSDSGSCTSGEHDVVVIGGQEDLQELSPLPERSPLQTCERAQPADELQSVSLQNMEEMPRWEPSSPGDCKEIETCCGPQRYQHTAASPNSNSDSGSSMAVNYDALDIVGQEDLQELSPLPERSPLQSCERAQAADELQNASLQNMEMWPRWNPSSPEACKELETCSSPQRNQHTAASSSLLRSSPKGCEPGELSLCLPSQTTFSTKSEPETIRSAALEMLTAAALKNGPREGLERESEGNSETGSCTSGEYDVVVIGGQEDLQELSPLPERSPLQSCERAQAADELQNASLQNMDMWPRWNPRSTGVCKEVETCSGPQRNQHTAASPKGNSDSGSCTSGEYDVVVIGGQEDLQELSPLPGRSPLQSCERAQPADELQNASLQKMEMWPRWNPSSPGVCKEVETCSSPQRNQHTAASPKGNSDSGSCTSGEYDVVVIGGQEDLQELSPLPGRSPLQSCERAQAADELQNASLQKMEMWPRWNPSSPGVCKEVETCSGPQRNQHTAVSPKGNSDSGSSMAGNCDPLDIVGQEDLPELSPLPERSPLQSCERTQAADELQNAHQQPKVQLTLSGEAGNTSLQIYKKERGSDEPQSPMAAEPQSPASWDKGVPREWKSEETEPRYECSYCHQFFENQDQLVRHENAHKRRPFLCTHCGKGFPSAHARTIHTRIHTGEKPFKCPECDFRCSASTNLNKHRRTHSRESPHLCVLCGQSFWFSHSLAVHWQMHSGKETYTCADCGQMFLRKNLLNLHRKYKHQSGAV, encoded by the coding sequence ATGGCAGTAAACTACGATGCCCTTGATATCGTTGGGCCAGAAGACCTGCAGGAGTTGTCACCCTTGCCTGGAAGAAGCCCTTTGCAGAGCTGTGAAAGAGCCCAAGCTGCAGATGAACTCCAGAATGCGTCTCTTCAGAACATGGAGGAGATGACAAGATGGGAACCCAGCTCCCCAGGGGTCTGCAAGGAGGTAGAAACTTGCAGCGGCCCTCAAAGGAACCAACACACAGCTGCTTCCCCCAAAGGCAACTCGGAAACTGGGAGTTGCACGTCAGGAGAATATGATGTTGTTGTCATCGGTGGGGAAGAAGACCTGCAGGAGTTGTCACCCTTGCCTGGAAGAAGCCCTTTGCAGAGCTGTGAAAGAGCCCAAGCTGCAGATGAACTCCAGAATGCGTCTCTTCAGAACATGGAGGAGATGACAAGATGGGAACCCAGCTCCCCAGAGGCCTGCAAGGAGGTAGAAACTTGCAGCGGCCCTCAAAGGAACCAACACACAGCTGCTTCCCCCAAAGGCAACTCGGAAACTGGGAGTTGCACGTCAGGAGAATATGATGTTGTTGTCATCGGTGGGGAAGAAGACCTGCAGGAGTTGTCACCCTTGCCTGAAAGAAGCCCTTTGCAGAGCTGTGAAAGAGCCCAAGCTGCAGATGAACTCCAGAATGCGTCTCTTCAGAACATGGAGGAGATGCCAAGATGGAACCCCAGCTCCCCAGGGGCCTGCAAAAAGGTAGAAGCTTGCAGCGGGCCTCAAAGGTACCAACACACAGCTACATCCTCCAGTTTGCTCAGAGGTTACCCAAAGGACTGCGAACCAGCAGAACACAGCTTCTGCTTGCCATCCCAGACAACGTTCTCCACAAAATCCGAACCAGAGACTATCAGAAGTGCTGCACTAGAGATGTTGACCACTGCTGCATTGAAGAAGGGGCCAAAAGAAGTGTTGGAAAGGGAATCCGAAGGCAACTCGGAAACCGGGAGTTGCACATCAGGAGAATATGATGTTGTTTCCATCGGTGGGCAAGAAGACCTGCAGGAGTTGTCACCCTTGCCTGAAAGAAGCCCTTTGCAGAGCTGCGAAAGAGCCCAAGCTGCAGATGAACTCCAGAATGCGTCTCTTCAGAACATGGAGGAGATGCTAGGATGGAACCCCAGCTCCCCAGGGGACTGCAAGGAGGTAGAAACTTGCAGCGGCCCTCAAAGGTACCAACACACAGCTGCTTCCCCCAACAGCAACTCAGACTCTGGGAGTTGCACGTCAGGAGAACATGATGTTGTTGTCATCGGTGGGCAAGAAGACCTGCAGGAGTTGTCACCCTTGCCTGAAAGAAGCCCTTTGCAGACATGTGAAAGAGCCCAACCTGCAGATGAACTCCAGAGTGTGTCTCTTCAGAACATGGAGGAGATGCCAAGATGGGAGCCCAGCTCCCCAGGGGACTGCAAGGAGATAGAAACTTGCTGTGGCCCTCAAAGGTACCAACACACAGCTGCTTCCCCCAACAGCAACTCAGACTCTGGGAGTAGCATGGCAGTAAACTACGATGCCCTTGATATCGTTGGGCAAGAAGACCTGCAGGAGTTGTCACCCTTGCCTGAAAGAAGCCCTTTGCAGAGCTGCGAAAGAGCCCAAGCTGCAGATGAACTCCAGAATGCGTCTCTTCAGAACATGGAGATGTGGCCAAGATGGAACCCCAGCTCCCCAGAGGCCTGCAAGGAGCTGGAAACTTGCAGCAGCCCTCAAAGGAACCAACACACAGCTGCTTCCTCCAGTTTGCTCAGAAGTTCCCCAAAGGGCTGTGAACCAGGAGAACTGAGCTTGTGCCTGCCATCCCAGACAACGTTCTCCACAAAATCCGAACCAGAGACTATCAGAAGTGCTGCACTGGAGATGTTGACTGCTGCTGCATTGAAGAACGGGCCAAGGGAAGGGCTGGAAAGGGAATCCGAAGGCAACTCAGAAACCGGGAGTTGCACGTCAGGAGAATATGATGTTGTTGTCATCGGTGGGCAAGAAGACCTGCAGGAGTTGTCACCCTTGCCTGAAAGAAGCCCTTTGCAGAGTTGCGAAAGAGCCCAAGCTGCAGATGAACTCCAGAATGCGTCTCTTCAGAACATGGACATGTGGCCAAGATGGAACCCCAGGTCCACAGGGGTCTGCAAGGAGGTAGAAACTTGCAGCGGCCCTCAAAGGAACCAACACACAGCTGCTTCCCCCAAAGGCAACTCAGACTCTGGGAGTTGCACATCAGGAGAATATGATGTTGTTGTCATCGGTGGGCAAGAAGACCTGCAGGAGTTGTCACCCTTGCCTGGAAGAAGCCCTTTGCAGAGTTGTGAAAGAGCTCAACCTGCAGATGAACTCCAGAATGCGTCTCTTCAGAAGATGGAGATGTGGCCAAGATGGAACCCCAGCTCCCCAGGGGTCTGCAAGGAGGTAGAAACTTGCAGCAGCCCTCAAAGGAACCAACACACAGCTGCTTCCCCCAAAGGCAACTCAGACTCTGGCAGTTGCACGTCAGGAGAATATGATGTTGTTGTCATCGGTGGGCAAGAAGACCTGCAGGAGTTGTCACCCTTGCCTGGAAGAAGCCCTTTGCAGAGTTGCGAAAGAGCCCAAGCTGCAGATGAACTCCAGAATGCGTCTCTTCAGAAGATGGAGATGTGGCCAAGATGGAACCCCAGCTCCCCAGGGGTCTGCAAGGAGGTAGAAACTTGCAGCGGCCCTCAAAGGAACCAACACACAGCTGTTTCCCCCAAAGGCAACTCAGACTCTGGGAGTAGCATGGCAGGAAACTGCGATCCCCTTGATATCGTTGGGCAAGAAGACCTGCCGGAGTTGTCACCCTTGCCTGAAAGAAGCCCTTTGCAGAGTTGCGAAAGAACCCAAGCTGCAGATGAACTCCAGAATGCCCATCAGCAGCCCAAAGTGCAGCTGACACTGTCGGGAGAAGCAGGTAACACATCTCTGCAGATCTACAAGAAGGAGAGAGGCAGTGATGAGCCACAGAGTCCGATGGCAGCAGAACCCCAAAGCCCAGCTTCTTGGGACAAGGGTGTTCCCAGGGAGTGGAAATCAGAGGAAACAGAGCCGAGGTATGAGTGCAGCTATTGTCACCAGTTCTTCGAGAACCAAGACCAGCTTGTGAGACATGAGAACGCACACAAGAGGAGGCCCTTTCTGTGCACTCACTGCGGGAAAGGCTTCCCTTCTGCACATGCCCGGACCATCCACACAcgaatccacacgggggagaagccattCAAATGCCCCGAGTGCGACTTTCGCTGCAGCGCGAGCACCAACCTCAACAAGCACAGGAGAACCCACAGCCGGGAGAGTCCCCACCTTTGCGTGCTGTGTGGGCAGAGCTTCTGGTTCAGCCACAGCCTCGCCGTGCACTGGCAGATGCACAGCGGGAAGGAGACGTACACTTGCGCTGACTGCGGGCAGATGTTCCTGCGCAAGAACTTGCTCAATTTGCACAGGAAGTACAAGCACCAGTCGGGAGCTGTGTAA